The following are encoded in a window of Pirellulales bacterium genomic DNA:
- a CDS encoding creatininase family protein: protein MSAALPEVVLGKLTRREFRERMQRGELRACIIPTGAIEQHLEHLAMEHDWRSVTHVAAAAARRLAPSTLVAGGLMAGISEHHMRHPGTLSLRPGTFLAVLTDMIDSMHRAGFEHILVLNGHGGNNAPVRGCWSQLQQLAGINLHFLPYWETISDDEARLHLQTGILPGHAQEFETSVALAEFPENVRKAIWTDQADPSPALATAAAGQVLFELIVARVADYVRDMIEGRRTADIPPFFP, encoded by the coding sequence ATGAGCGCTGCGCTCCCGGAAGTGGTCCTCGGCAAACTGACGCGCCGCGAATTTCGCGAACGGATGCAGCGCGGCGAGCTGCGCGCTTGCATCATTCCCACCGGGGCGATCGAGCAGCATCTCGAACATCTGGCCATGGAGCACGACTGGCGCAGCGTTACACACGTGGCCGCGGCCGCTGCCCGGCGGCTCGCACCCTCGACCTTGGTGGCCGGCGGATTAATGGCCGGGATCAGCGAGCATCACATGCGGCATCCTGGCACGCTCAGCCTGCGTCCCGGCACGTTTCTCGCCGTGCTGACCGACATGATCGACAGCATGCACCGTGCCGGGTTCGAGCACATCCTGGTGCTCAACGGCCATGGTGGGAACAACGCCCCGGTGCGCGGCTGCTGGAGCCAGTTGCAGCAACTGGCCGGCATCAATCTGCACTTTCTCCCTTATTGGGAAACCATCAGCGACGACGAGGCACGGTTGCATTTGCAGACCGGCATTCTGCCTGGCCACGCGCAGGAATTCGAGACATCGGTCGCTTTGGCCGAGTTTCCGGAGAACGTGCGGAAGGCCATCTGGACGGATCAAGCCGACCCCAGCCCCGCCTTGGCAACCGCGGCGGCGGGTCAAGTCCTGTTCGAATTGATCGTGGCGCGCGTCGCCGATTACGTGCGTGACATGATCGAAGGACGTCGCACGGCAGACATCCCGCCCTTCTTCCCCTAG